CGTGTTCGAAAATCTCATTCCAGCGGCCCAGATAGGGCACCGCATACACCGATTGCAACATAGACGCGCTAATGCAGTAGAGCCCACCAGTCAGAGGAGCCGGTATGCTGCCGGTCTGCTTGGGAAAGTATTTTGGCAGCTCCTGGGCGCGGATGCCGTACGTCGCAGGAAGCGCGGTGCCGAAATAAGACAAGTAGACGCGCTGTGGGTCGCGGGAATCCTCGGGATGGGCGTCGAGCCAGCGTTTCAACTCGCCAAGATCTTGTCCCCAATCGAGCGAGCTGTCGACCAGGTGGCGGTAGGCATGCTTCGGCCCGCCCGCCACGACGTTGAAATACGCCAAATAATGCGGCCAGAAGCTGACGGTTTCCAGTGCGCTAACGGCCAACAGCGCGATCGTTGCGCCGCGGGCCGTGGTTGCGACTTTCGAATTACCGGCCGGCGTCGCGCGGCTCGCCACCTGGCCACGACCGGTGGCGGTTGGCGCTGTACTGCGCGCGGCGGCGACCGAAAACCACAGCCCCGCCGCTCCGGCGAAAATGAACATCGGCGGATACGTGGGAAGAATGTGCCGGTGTCCGATGTTCAGGGGCGTGCTCAGGGCCACGATCCAGTAGACGCCGAACAGCGCCGCGATGGGTGTCAGTTCGTAGAGAATCGTCGCGCGCGCAGGGGCGGAATCGGAACTTCGCTGGTCGGCGCCGCGAGCACGCACCACAAGGGCAGCCACGCCCAGTATCAGCACCGCGAACAACGCCAGCGGTGTCTTCCACAGCAGGCACAGCGGAAAGAAGCTCGACCAACCTCGGTCGCTGAACACTCCGTTGAGAAAGCCCACCCGATCTTTGGAATATCTCAAGGCGTAGGAGAACCCGTACAGGTAGGGCTCGGGCAGCAGTTGATGGTCGCGCGCAAAGCGCACGATCGAGCGCAGCCGCGGCGACTGGTCCTTGGCTTCGAGCTGTTCCCAAGTCTCTGCGTAGGCGCTGCCCTCTTCATACGGCGGTGCGAACATGGAATAGCGAAAACCGTAAGACGCCCAGACCAGGAGTACGACGCCCAGGAATTGCACGATCGCGATCGCGGCAAAGACGAGCGACTGCCGTGGCCGGCCGTTTATTTCATGGCGCGTGAGCAACGGAATCTGCAATGGCGTGGCGCGAGTCAGCCGCACGGCAACCATCGCCAGGGCCATGGGGATGATCAGCAAGCCCGAATATTTCGATAGTACGAGGCCTGAAAGACTGACGAGCGCCGCTACGAGCGTCAGGCAAGAGACACGATGCAAGAGCGCCCACACGGCGGCGGAGGAGGCCGTGAAGAAAAACGTGGCCGGCAGGTCGGACGTGACCAGAAAGCCGTTGGCCAGCATGGCGGGAGAAAAGGCGTAGAGCGCAAGGCTGATCAAGCCGCCCACGGCCCCAAAGATGCGCCGCGACCAGAGATAAACCAGGAGCGCCAAGAGCGCACTGGGAATTGCCATCATGGCCCGACAGCGCAACAGGATGCCGTCAGTGTCCCTTCCAAGCTCGGCCATCAAGCGCTCGGTGACTTTCCAGACATCCGAGGTCGCCCATGCCGGATCGTCGAGACTGACCTGAGAGCCGCGCAGATAGAGCGGCAGCGCGCCGAAGCGCTGCGACCAGTTGCCGTTTTCGGAGTGCAAGCGGTAATCGTTCGTGGTCCAATAGCTGAGGCCGCCCCCCAGGTGCGCGCTCTCGTCGAAGGTCATCGACTTGCGGGCGACGGCCGTCATTCCCAGCACCAGGTGGCAGGCAATCAGCAAAACCACGGGCACAGGGCCGCTGAGCCAGCCGGCGCGTGCTGTCGCATGGGGAGTATCGCGTTTCGCCATGATTCCCAAAGTTCCAACGCCTCTGAGCGGTAGGACCGCCGCGCAAGTGCCATCCGGTGCCGATCGGCAGCTTCCTAGCGTCCTATGCCGGCAGGCGATGCGTCAATATCCGGCGTCCGCCCCCCGTCGCCAGTCAGAAAACCGGTTTTGGCGTCGGCCACCTGGCCGACCTCGATCCAAGGTCCGCCTTGAGCGGATCGGCCAGCGCCGGTAGCATCCCCTCCATGAATTCCCCCCCGCGACTTTCCCTGGCCATTCCGGTTTTTAACGAGCGCGAGGTCTTTCCTGCGCTTGTCGAGCGTGTGGGAGCCGTGCTGGACAAGATTCCCGGCGGGCCGCACGAGATCGTGATGGTCGACGACGGCAGCTCGGACGGGACTGCCGATCTGCTGGAACAGGCCGCGGCCCGCGATCCACGCATCGTGGGCGTGCTGCTATCGCGTAATTTCGGCCACCAGGTGGCGATCACGGCCGCCATGGATCAGGTCTCGGGCGACGTGATCGTGATCATGGACGGCGACCTGCAAGATCCGCCGGAAGTGATCCCCAAACTGCTGGCCAAGCACGAAGAAGGCTACGACGTCGTCTATGCGCAGCGCGGCCAGCGCCAGGAAGGCTGGTACCTGCGCTTCTGCTACTGGCTGTTCTACCGCATCGTGACGAAGCTCTCGAACGTGCCGTTGCCGCTCGACAGCGGCGACTTCGCGTTGCTGTCGCGCCGCGTGGTCGACGCCATGCGCGCAGCCCCCGAACGGCAGCGCTATCTGCGCGGATTGCGGGCGTGGGTAGGATTCAAGCAGACGGGCATGGTTGTCGATCGCGCCGGCCGGCACGCCGGCCGGTCAAAGTACACGCCGCTGAAGCTGCTGAAACTCGCCTCGGACGGCATATTCGCCTTTTCGATCGTGCCTTTACGCGCGGCGCTATTCCTTGGCGCCGGGGCGATCGTGGCGTCCATCGTCTATGCCATTTACGCCATTCTGGCGCGGCTGGTCTTCGAAAGTAATACGCCGCCCGGCTTCGCCTCGTTGATCGTCGTGATCACGTTCCTGGCGGGCATGCAGCTCTTGATCCTCGGCGTCGTCGGCGAATACGTCGGCCGCATCTACGAGGAAGTGAAAGGACGCCCGCACTACATCTTGCGGAAAGTCGTCCGCGCAAAAGAAGCCGCTGAAGCAGCACCACAGCCGCGCTACGCCGACCAGTTATAGGTCCGCCGCAAAGCGGTGTGCACGATGGTCGTCAGGTTCAGGCGGCTGACCGGCTTCGAGAGCACCGAGAAGGCGTTTGCGCGACGGGCTTCTTCACGCAGCGCGTCGTCGGCGTTGGCCGACAGGATGATGCACGGCAGGATGACCTTGATCTCTTTCAAGAGTCGCAGCGTCTCCAGGCCGGTCAGACGCGGCATGTGCATGTCCAAGAGCACGAGGTGTACTTCCTCGCGGCGGACAACGTCGAGGGCCTCTTCGCCGTCGCTGGCCATGAACGTACGAAACCCCTGCGGCTCGAGCACCCCGCGCAGCGTCTCGCGGAAGCCCAGGTCGTCGTCCGTGATGAGCAGGTTGGGGGTCAGTCCGATCACGACTCGATTTCCATCCGCGACAGGCACTTAGGACCGTTCAAGCTCGGTGATAATGACTTGCCGTTTGATTCGAATTGCAACTCGGATGCCGAGCAGGCTCGGAACACCGCGCGGCGGGAGCGCGTCATCGCGATAATTCGTTGCCTGTCTTCATGTTAATATCGAACGTCGGCTGCCTGCTACAAGTTAGCTTAGGCAAAATGACAAGAAATCGCGAGACTCGGACAGGCAAGCTGCTGCCATTTCGGCAGGCATTTTCGATTGGCTCCCTTCGCCACACGGCGGTGTCCAAGGCCCGACGCATGCCGTAACGGTCAGGTCGCTTCAGCCGCGTGTTGGGAGAATCTTTCGGGCCAGGAACGCGGCCAGCGGGCATGATCATTGACGAGGTTGGCCCGCGCTACACCCCCTCTTGTCGATCAGCGGAGCGCGGTAACGATTCCCAAGAAGGGGCGTCGCTACGGATCGGCCGTGCAAAACTCTCTTTCCGGCGCAGGCAAGCGCGGCGCGCCGGACGATCAATTTTTCTTATCGTACGCCGACGCCTGCGCTCTCCTTGTCAGGGGGCATGGTAACTCTATACTACCGATGAAGTTGGTTATTCTGACGCCACCGCATCGCGCGCTCCCGCCGGGTACGAGCGCCGAGGATTGATCTCGCGTGACAAGCACCCCTCCGCAGTCGTTCTACCTGCGTCATGAGTTCCTGATCAAACGCCTGCACTCGCTGACCGGTCTGATGCCGGTCGGCGCCTACATGGTGGTCCACCTGCTGACGAACGCCAGCATGTTGGCCGGGGCGCCCTCCTTTCAAAAGAACGTCGACTCGATCCATTCGCTCGGCCCGGCTCTGCCGCTGGTGGAATGGACGTTCATCTTCCTGCCGATCATCTTCCACGCCGTGGTCGGCGTGATGATCGTCCGCAGCGGCAAGTCGAATTCCAGCCGCTACTCCTTCTCGGGCAACGTTCGTTACACGCTGCAACGGGCCACGGCCTGGATCGCCTTGATCTTCATTTTCTGGCACGTGTTCCACATGCACGGCTGGATTCACAACGATTACTGGATGAATAACCTGGCGAAGCCGCTGTACGGCGGGCAGTTCGATCCGCACCACGCCACGTCGTCGGTGGGAATCGCCTTGGCGCCGTTGACCGCTCGCGTGGCCTACGCGATCGGCGTCGCGGCGTGCGTCTTCCACTTCGCCAACGGCTTGTGGACGATGGGCATTACCTGGGGCATATGGGAAACGGCCGCCGCCCAGCGACGGGCCAACTGGCTGTGCGGCGGCATCGGCGTCTTGATTTTCGCGATCGGCATGGCCGCCTTGTTCGGTGCGGTGCGGGCCGGCGAGAAAGACAACCTGCTCAAGGCCGAGGCCTACGAACAGGCGAAGGACGACGCCGAGCGTCGCTTTGAAGAAGATTACAAGTCACGGCTCGAGCAAGAGAAAGCGGCCGAGAAGTCCCCCGCCGAAAAGGCCGCCGGACTTCCCGGCGGCAAAGAGGCTGCCGAGCCTGCAATCCCGCCCGTCGCTCAAGCGGACGTGGGCCCCTGAAAATCAAAGATGTGCCGCCGGCCGATCGGCTGGCGGCCCGCGGCCCGCTTTCGGCCGAGCCGCCTCGACAATCGATAACAGCGTGAGGTCAAAGCGAACATGGCAAAGCAACGCGTGATGATCGTCGGCGGCGGATTGGCGGGCCTGGCGGCTGCCATGCAATTGGCCGAATCGGGCGTCGACGTCGACCTGATGAGCCTCACGCCCGTCAAACGCTCGCACAGCGTGTGTGCCCAGGGCGGGATCAACGCCGTCAACTCGGTCACCCGGCAGCAGGGTGACCGGGAGTGGCTGCACTTCGACGACACGGTCTACGGCGGCGACTTCTTGAATCACCAGCCGCCGGTCAAGGAAATGACCGAGTGGGCGCCGAAGATCATCGATCTGATGGACCGCCTGGGTGTCCCCTTCAACCGCACGCCCGAGGGTTTTCGCGATCAACGCCGCTTCGGAGGCACGTTGTTCAAGCGCACGGCCTTTGCCGGCGCCACGACGGGCCAGCAGTTGCTGTATGCCCTGGACGAGCAGGTGCGCCGCTGGGAAGTGGCCGGCAAGGTCAAGAAGTACGAGTTCTGGGACTTCCTCGGACCGGTGGTCGACGACGCCGGCATCTGCCGTGGCTGCATCGGGCAGGACCTGGTCACGATGGAGATTCGCGCCTTCCCGGCCGACGCCGTGATTCTGGCCACTGGCGGCTGCGGCTTGATCTACGGCCGCTCGACGATGTCGATGGCCTGCACCGGTAGCGCCGCAGCAAGGGCTTTCCGCGCTGGCGCCAAGTACGGCAATGGCGAGTTCATTCAAGTTCACCCGACGGCCATCCCCGGCGCCGACAAGCTGCGACTGATGAGCGAAAGCGCTCGTGGCGAGGGAGGTCGCGTGTGGGTGCCGCGCAAGCCGCAAGATCCGCGCGACCCGAAGCAGATTCCCGAAGCCGAGCGCTACTACTTCCTGGAAGAGCGCTATCCCAAATATGGCAACCTCGTGCCGCGCGACATCGCCACGCGCGAAATCTTCAATGTCTGCACCTACGAGGGATTGTCGGTCGAGCACGATCGGCTGTGCGTTTACCTCGACGTGACGCACATTCCGCGCAAAACGCTCGATCAGAAGCTGGGGGGCATTCTCGACATCTACGAGAAGTTCCAGGGTGTCGATCCGCGCGACACACCGATGAAAATCTTCCCGGCCGTCCACTATTCGATGGGCGGGCTGTGGGTCGATTACGAGCGCACCGCGGCCGGCGGCCTGCGGCTCGGTTCGCCCAAGAACCAGGTCACGAACATCCCCGGCCTGTACGCCATCGGCGAATGCGATTACCAGTACCACGGCGCCAACCGGTTGGGCGCCAACTCGCTGTTGAGCTGCATCTTCAGCGGTCTGATCACGGCGCCGGGCACGATGGCCTGGATGAAGAGCATTCCGCGCGGCGCCGCGGCCGACCAGCCCTCGAGCCTGTTCGACAGTGCCCGCCGGCAGCATCAGCAAGCGCATGACAACCTGCTCAAGCGCACGGGGGGCGGCGAAAACCCCTACCTGATTCACCAGGAACTGGGGAACGTCATGACGAAGGCGGCCACCGTGGTGCGGCGCAACGACACGCTGCGTGAGGCCTACGCCACGGTGTGCGAATTGGAATTACGCGCCAAGCATTGCTCGCTGTCGGACACCGGCAACTGGACGAACCAGAACGTGGTTTTCACCAAGGCCCTCCTGGATATGCTGCCGCTGGCCAAGGTCATCGTCAAAGGCGCCTTGCAGCGCGACGAATGCCGCGGCGCGCATTTCAAGCCGGAGTTCGAGATGCCAGGCCTGAAATCGACCGACCCGGCCGAGCACCGCCGCGAGGCCGAGGCGTGGTGCGACCGGTTCGAAGAAAACACCCGTAAATGGCTGAAATCGACCGTCGCCACTTACGTGCCGGATGGCGATCCGGTGCTGACCTATGAAGAGGTCGACACGACGTTGATCGCGCCGCGGCCACGCCTGTATGGGCTGGTGGGGGCGGAAGCGATCGAAGAAGTGTGGAAGGAGCGTTCCGCGGCCAAGGCAGGCGCGGGGCACGATGGCAACGGCGCCACGGGCAAAAGTGGCGCGAAAGCCGGCGCCGCGAGCTGATTTGACCGAACAGAAATACAATCCACAGCTTTCGCAGATTGCACAGATAACATTTTGCAGAGGCCGATCCCTTTCAACGGCTTCTTAATCTGTGTCATCTGCGAGATCTGCTCAGTAAATCGCCCGGAAGCCAACGTCGAAACATAACCGCCAACGCATATTTTCATGCCTTCGGGTGCCGCTCGGGCGGCATGAACACTGCGGATGGATGCCTTTTAACACGCACCGCCCATGAGGGCGAGAGAATTCATGCAAGCCAACACCAACGGACATTCGTCTCACGAATCACACGGCGATGGGCATGGAACGGCCGCGGCGCACGTCGCGGAATTCGATGTGCGCATCCTCCGCCAGGCCGAGCCGGGTGAGCCCAGCTACTGGGAACGGCATCGCGTCAAGCGCGAGCCCGACATGAACGTCATCAGCGTGCTGCAGCGGATCGCGGCGCAGGCCAAGACCGTCGAAGGCGAACGCGTTGCTCCCGTGGCTTGGGATTGCAACTGCCTGGAAGAGGTGTGCGGCGCCTGCACGATGCTCGTCAACGGCCGCGTACGGCAGGCTTGCACGGCACTGGTCGATCGCTTGCTGGCCGAGCAGCCGGACGAGATCGAGCTGCGGCCGATGGAAAAATTCCCCGTCGTGCGCGACCTGGTGGTGAATCGTCGCCGGCTGTTTCGCGCGCTGGAAAAAGTTCGCGCCTGGATTCCGGTCGACGGCTATTACGACATGGGGCCCGGCCCGCGCGTCTCGCCCGAGCAGCAGCAGCAAGCGTATCCGCTATCGGAGTGCATGAGCTGCGGTTGTTGTTTGGATGCCTGCCCGCAGTTCACGAAGCTGGAATTGGAACCGCACGAGGGCGAATCGGCGGCCGATTTCGCCAAGCGCGAAGAAGCGGCGTTCGACACGCATTTCGTCGGCGCCCACGCGATCAGCCAGGTCGTGCTGTTCAACAATCACCCGACGGGCGCTCTGAACGCCGGCGAGCGGCTCGACGCCCTGATGGCCCCCGGCGGCATCCAGGATTGCGGCAACGCGCAGAACTGCGTGAACGTCTGCCCCAAGAAGATCCCGCTCACCACCAGCATCGGCCGCGCCGGCCGATCGACCACCGTGCGGTCGATCGCCAAGTGGTTCAGCAGCTGAAGGCCGACGTTCCACGCTACAGCGTCAACGCAGGCCGCTTACACGGCCTTTGGATTGGCTTGCGTGTAGGTCGCGGCCGCGTTTAGCGTCACGCCCGAGGCGACATTCTCCACCTCGTCGTCGAGCGATTCGCCGTTGGGGCTGGTCAGCGACGGATGCTGGGCCAGGTACTGACGAACGAAGACCAGCGTGTCCTCGATCACGTCCGCCTGCAAGAGCAGCAGGTCGCCCGGTCGCAGCGCGTCCAGGGCCGCTTCGACCGCGTTGGTCGCGCCCTGGAAATCGTTGATTTCCTTTACGCGCGGTCCGGCCGCCAGGCCCGATCGCAGCAAGCGCATGATCTCGCCATCCTCGCGGCCGCGCTTGTATTGATCCTCGTAAAGGATCACGCGGTCAAAAGCGGCGGCAATGATCTGCCCCTGGCGAACCATGTCTTCGTCGCGCCGATCGCCCGCCGCTGAATAAACAACCGAGCGGCGTTCGTGCGGGAAGGTGCCGATCGCTTCGATCAAGGCTTCCAGCGCCGAAACGTTGTGGCCATAGTCCATGATCACCGTGGCGCCACCCAGCGACAGCACGTTGAACCGGCCCGGCACCATGTCGGACTCGCTGCTGAAGCTTTGCAGGCCGGCCGCGATGTCGGCCATCGGTACGCCCAATCCCCAGGCCGCGGCGGCCGAAGCCAGCGCGTTTTCGGTCATGAACGCCACGCGCCCCTGGCGGGTGATCGGAATATCAACGATCGGCACCTGGCATTCGATCGTGTTGCCGGTGGCCAGCACGAGCTGCTTGTCTTTGACAAACGCCAGCCGGCCCCCCGCCTCGCGATGCTGCTGCATCACCGGGTGTTCGCCATCCTGGGCGAAGAAGATCACGCCACCGCGGCAATGCGCGGCCATGCCCGCTGTGTACGGATCGTCGGCCTTGAGCACGGCGTAACCCTTGGGCGGCACGACGTCGACGGCCGTGCGTTTGACCAGGGCCATGTCATCGAGCGTGTTGATATCCGAGAGGCCGAGATGGTCGCCCGCGCCAATGTTCGTGACCACGGCCACGTCGCACTGGTCGAAACCGAGCCCTTCGCGCAGCACGCCGCCGCGGGCGATTTCGAGCACGGCCACGTCGACCTTGGGATTCATGAGCACGGTGCGAGCGCTTTGCGGTCCGCTGCAATCGCCGGTTTCGATGCGGCGGCGATCGATGTAGATCCCCTCAGTGCAGGTCATGCCGACGTGCCGGCCGATCGACATCAAGATGTGCGCGATGCAGCGCGTGGTCGTGGTCTTGCCGTTGGTGCCGGTGACCGCCGCGATGGGAACGCGACCGTTGTCGCCCGGCTGGAATAACGTCGAGACGATCGCTTCGCCCACGGGGCGCGGCTTGCCGCTCGATGGCTCGATGTGCATGCGCAGTCCCGGGCCCGCGTTAACTTCGACGATCACGCCTCCTTGCTCTTCCAGCGGACGACCGATGTCCGAAGCCACGACGTCGATGCCGGCGATATCCAGGCCAATGACGCGGGCCGCTTCGAGCGCGCGGGCCGCCACCTGCGGGTGGACGCGATCGGTGACGTCCGCCGCGGTACCACCGGTGCTGAGATTTGCGTTGCGACGGATCAGCACGCGCATTCCCTTGGCCGGCACGGCTTCGGGCGCGAGACCTTGTTCGGCCAGCACGGCCAGGGCGATCGTATCGATACGAATCTTGCTCAGCGAAGTGGCATGGTCGTCGCCGCGCTTGGGATTCTGGTTCTCGATTTCGACCAGCTCGGCGACCGTATGAACGCCGTCGCCCGTGACTTGCGCCGGTTCACGCCGAGCGGCGGCGATCAGCTTGCCGCCGATCACCAGCAGCCGGTAATCGTCGCCCGGCGCAAAACTCTCGACCAGCACGGTCGATTCTTCGGCGCGGGCCGCCGCGTAGGCCTTGAGCACTTGTTCGCGCGTGGTGAGGTTGGTCGTAACACCGCGTCCTTGGTTGCCGTATTGCGGCTTGACGACGACCGCCCCGCCGATTTCCTCGGCCGCCCGCCAGGCGTCCTCGGCATCATCCACGGTGCGACCGGCAGGGGCCGGCACACCAACGGTGCGCAGGAGCCGGCGCGTCAGCTCTTTGTCCTGGGCGATGGTTTCGGCAATGGCGCTGGTCAGATCGGATTCGGCGGTCCACACGCGGCGCGCCTTGGCTCCCCATCCCAATTGAACGAGGCTGCCGGTGTTCAAGCGGTGCGTCGGAATGCCCCGGGCGTGCGCCGCGTCGACGATCGATCGCGTGCTCGGCCCGAGCTGCGTCTCGTGCAGAAGAGAACGGAGTTGCGTAACTTCATTATTCACGTCGAAGCGGTGATCGTGTACGGCGGCCAGGAACAAGCGGTGAGCCGCCGCCAGCGCCGCGCGGCCGACGCTTTCCTCACGATAGCGCACGATCACGCGATACACGCCAGGCTCGCTCGTCTCGCGGGCCTTGCCAAAACCGACTTCCGATCCGGCCAGGCACTGCAGCTCGATGCAGATGTGTTCCAGAATGTGGGCCGGGTACGTTCCCTGGCGCAGACGTTGAAAGAAGCCGCCGCGCTCGCCAACGCTGCAACGATGTTCGACGAGCGACGGCAACCAGCTCATCAGCCGATCGTTGAAGCCGGGCAGCGAATCCGACGGCGAGTCCTTCAGCGGTCCCAGATCGACGATCGCTTCCAACACCGGGAACGAAGCCCAAATGTTCGGACCACGCAACGCCAACACCTTGCGGATTTCCATACTCGCGTTCAGCCTTTCCTCTGCGGTGCAGGCGATCGGGGCGCAGTTCCAACGCGCTCGCGCGATTCTGACCGGATTCGAAAAAGTTTCTCAGGGGGGACCAAAGCTTCTTGCCCGCAAGCTAATAGGGCACAGCGGGGCAGATACTAACGCAAAGGCGGGACAACTCTAAAGGTGGATTCTGGCAAACTGCGAAAGCGATCGCGCAATTCCGTCGCTCGCAGTGGACCTCGGGAAAATCTGCTCGGCACCGTCTGCGGTGGGGCTGGTGCGGGTGCCCGAGCGTGTATAGCCGCCGGGGATACTGGGCAGGTGTGCTACCTCAATCCTATCGCTAGGCCCAAGGCGAAAGCAAGAATGTCCCAGGCAAAAGCAGATCGGGCAAGCAGTATCGAAAAAACGGCCTGCCTTCGGCTGCGATAACCGCCCCAGTTTAACGGCAGCGGCGCAGGCGCGCTTCGCCCCCCGTCAAACGGTCGAAAGGGCCGGCCGCTCGCCGGAACCGATCAATGAAGCTTGATCGTTAGGTAATTCGACGAACGCCGGGTGAGGAGTGCCATCATCACCTTAAAGCTTAGCCCAGACGGACTTGAGGCGAGCCGCCATGCAGGGCCCCGACGCGCCGCCGGGTGATTGGCGGTCGCGGGTAAATCGCCGCCGGGTGAACGCACCGGACGCTTCGAGCCGGCGCTGGGTTCGGTTTGCTACCAGCTTGCTTTCGGACTAACAAAGCCGCCGGACCTCTCCGACCATTTTCCGGAACGGCTTAAAAGATGCCCGCGCCAAAGCCGCCGGGGGTTGGGTCCTCGGTCGCGGGGCGGTTGACGTGCTGCTGTGCCGGCGCCTTGTGCGGCCCACGCGGCTCGTGTACGGCGGGTTCGACCTTCGTCTGCTCATTGCGAACAGGCTCAGGGCGGGCACGCTCGACTTTGGTATGTTCGACGTGCTTGGGCCGGGCATGCGGCTCGCCACGCGGCTCGCGGGGGTGAAACAAGTTGTGTTTCGCCGGCGGACGCGAGTACTCTTCGTCGAAATCGTCGTAGCTCGACACGTAACCGGGCAGCTGCGCGGCCTTCAGCTCTTCCTGGTACGAGGTGATAACCTTTTCCTGAATCATCTCGCGGCAGCGCGAATTGATCGGATGGGCGATGTCGGCATAGAGCTTCGCGCGGCCGTCCTCGTCTTTGGCGGCGCGATCCTCCTTCTGCCGCAGGCCGCATTGATTGCAGTACTGTGCGCGCAAGTGATTCTTGTAGCCACATTGCGAACAGTGCGACGTCAGCTTGCGACTGGGCATGGCCACGAAGGGGCCATTCGTGCCTTCGATGATCTTCAAGTCGCGGATCACGAAGCAGTCGTCCAGCGTGATCGAACAGAATGCGTGCAGCCGCTCGCCGGCGACTTCGTCCATGAGCTTGATGCGAACTTCAGTGATTTCCACGTCTGTTCTCCTTAACAGCTTCCTCGGTCATTGGGGCCCGGCGACCGCAAATACCTGCGCGAACCCGCGGTTACGCAGGGCGGCCGCCAACCGCCGGGCGTGCCTGGCATGGCGGCACAGGCCAAAGTAGGCGCTGCCGCTGCCAGTCATTTGAGAGCCCAAGAAATCCAGCCTCTTGAATTCATCGCGCACCCGCGCGATCCACGGCGAAAGGCCGGCGGCGGCGGGTTCGAGTCGATTGTGCAGCAGCCGGCCCATCGCGGCCCCGTTCCCGCGGCGCCAGGCAGCGACGAGCGCGTCGGCCCGGCACGGCGTTTCCGCGGGCCGGCAATGCCGATAGACTTCGGCCGTCGATAATCCAGCGGGCGGCTGGACGATGACGAAATGCAATGGCGCAAGATCCGCTTCGACGTGTACTTTCTCGCCCCGACCAGAGCACAGTGCTACGCCGCCGGCGAGGAAGAACGCGACATCGCTGCCAAGTTGGCTGGCAACTTCGCTGAGCCGCGCGATCGGCCAGTTCAGATTCCAGCCGATATTGGCCGCCACGAGCGCCGCGGCCGCATCGCTTGAGCCGCCAGCCAGGCCGGCTTCGAGCGGAACGCGCTTAACAAGGTCGATATGCGCGCCGGCGTCGATCCCGGCCGCTTCGCGCAGCAGCCGCGCGGCGCGAACGGCGAGGTTGTTATCACCGAGCGTCGGTACCGGGCGCGCGGCCTGTTTGTGGATCGGACGCGCGTAGCACCATCGGCACGTACAATCGATAGGGCCGTCGGGCGTCG
The Pirellulales bacterium DNA segment above includes these coding regions:
- a CDS encoding glycosyltransferase family 2 protein, encoding MNSPPRLSLAIPVFNEREVFPALVERVGAVLDKIPGGPHEIVMVDDGSSDGTADLLEQAAARDPRIVGVLLSRNFGHQVAITAAMDQVSGDVIVIMDGDLQDPPEVIPKLLAKHEEGYDVVYAQRGQRQEGWYLRFCYWLFYRIVTKLSNVPLPLDSGDFALLSRRVVDAMRAAPERQRYLRGLRAWVGFKQTGMVVDRAGRHAGRSKYTPLKLLKLASDGIFAFSIVPLRAALFLGAGAIVASIVYAIYAILARLVFESNTPPGFASLIVVITFLAGMQLLILGVVGEYVGRIYEEVKGRPHYILRKVVRAKEAAEAAPQPRYADQL
- a CDS encoding response regulator, whose amino-acid sequence is MIGLTPNLLITDDDLGFRETLRGVLEPQGFRTFMASDGEEALDVVRREEVHLVLLDMHMPRLTGLETLRLLKEIKVILPCIILSANADDALREEARRANAFSVLSKPVSRLNLTTIVHTALRRTYNWSA
- a CDS encoding succinate dehydrogenase codes for the protein MTSTPPQSFYLRHEFLIKRLHSLTGLMPVGAYMVVHLLTNASMLAGAPSFQKNVDSIHSLGPALPLVEWTFIFLPIIFHAVVGVMIVRSGKSNSSRYSFSGNVRYTLQRATAWIALIFIFWHVFHMHGWIHNDYWMNNLAKPLYGGQFDPHHATSSVGIALAPLTARVAYAIGVAACVFHFANGLWTMGITWGIWETAAAQRRANWLCGGIGVLIFAIGMAALFGAVRAGEKDNLLKAEAYEQAKDDAERRFEEDYKSRLEQEKAAEKSPAEKAAGLPGGKEAAEPAIPPVAQADVGP
- the sdhA gene encoding succinate dehydrogenase flavoprotein subunit, producing MAKQRVMIVGGGLAGLAAAMQLAESGVDVDLMSLTPVKRSHSVCAQGGINAVNSVTRQQGDREWLHFDDTVYGGDFLNHQPPVKEMTEWAPKIIDLMDRLGVPFNRTPEGFRDQRRFGGTLFKRTAFAGATTGQQLLYALDEQVRRWEVAGKVKKYEFWDFLGPVVDDAGICRGCIGQDLVTMEIRAFPADAVILATGGCGLIYGRSTMSMACTGSAAARAFRAGAKYGNGEFIQVHPTAIPGADKLRLMSESARGEGGRVWVPRKPQDPRDPKQIPEAERYYFLEERYPKYGNLVPRDIATREIFNVCTYEGLSVEHDRLCVYLDVTHIPRKTLDQKLGGILDIYEKFQGVDPRDTPMKIFPAVHYSMGGLWVDYERTAAGGLRLGSPKNQVTNIPGLYAIGECDYQYHGANRLGANSLLSCIFSGLITAPGTMAWMKSIPRGAAADQPSSLFDSARRQHQQAHDNLLKRTGGGENPYLIHQELGNVMTKAATVVRRNDTLREAYATVCELELRAKHCSLSDTGNWTNQNVVFTKALLDMLPLAKVIVKGALQRDECRGAHFKPEFEMPGLKSTDPAEHRREAEAWCDRFEENTRKWLKSTVATYVPDGDPVLTYEEVDTTLIAPRPRLYGLVGAEAIEEVWKERSAAKAGAGHDGNGATGKSGAKAGAAS
- a CDS encoding glycosyltransferase family 39 protein, whose translation is MAKRDTPHATARAGWLSGPVPVVLLIACHLVLGMTAVARKSMTFDESAHLGGGLSYWTTNDYRLHSENGNWSQRFGALPLYLRGSQVSLDDPAWATSDVWKVTERLMAELGRDTDGILLRCRAMMAIPSALLALLVYLWSRRIFGAVGGLISLALYAFSPAMLANGFLVTSDLPATFFFTASSAAVWALLHRVSCLTLVAALVSLSGLVLSKYSGLLIIPMALAMVAVRLTRATPLQIPLLTRHEINGRPRQSLVFAAIAIVQFLGVVLLVWASYGFRYSMFAPPYEEGSAYAETWEQLEAKDQSPRLRSIVRFARDHQLLPEPYLYGFSYALRYSKDRVGFLNGVFSDRGWSSFFPLCLLWKTPLALFAVLILGVAALVVRARGADQRSSDSAPARATILYELTPIAALFGVYWIVALSTPLNIGHRHILPTYPPMFIFAGAAGLWFSVAAARSTAPTATGRGQVASRATPAGNSKVATTARGATIALLAVSALETVSFWPHYLAYFNVVAGGPKHAYRHLVDSSLDWGQDLGELKRWLDAHPEDSRDPQRVYLSYFGTALPATYGIRAQELPKYFPKQTGSIPAPLTGGLYCISASMLQSVYAVPYLGRWNEIFEHDYQNLRQVVTPFQRAAHDPAALKQMFDMAPPAAIVQRGFNNYRVLCFARLCSCLRQREPDDQVGYSIMIYRLSDADVAAALDGDPCELLPRPEGTPTEPAATNEARQ
- the sdhB gene encoding succinate dehydrogenase iron-sulfur subunit: MQANTNGHSSHESHGDGHGTAAAHVAEFDVRILRQAEPGEPSYWERHRVKREPDMNVISVLQRIAAQAKTVEGERVAPVAWDCNCLEEVCGACTMLVNGRVRQACTALVDRLLAEQPDEIELRPMEKFPVVRDLVVNRRRLFRALEKVRAWIPVDGYYDMGPGPRVSPEQQQQAYPLSECMSCGCCLDACPQFTKLELEPHEGESAADFAKREEAAFDTHFVGAHAISQVVLFNNHPTGALNAGERLDALMAPGGIQDCGNAQNCVNVCPKKIPLTTSIGRAGRSTTVRSIAKWFSS